GAGTGGGCCGACCATGCCATCGACCAGGGCAGGGACCGCGAGGGCCGTCGGATCTATGCCTATGGTGGCGACCACGGCGAGTACCCCAACGATGCCAACTTCTGCATGGACGGCCTGGTCTACCCCGATCGACGGCCCCACACAGGCCTCAAGGAGTTCAAGAACGTATTCCGTCCGGCCCGTCTGGTCGGCTACGATCCCCAGACCCGGCTGCTCACCCTGCACAACTATCTGGACTTCACCTTCCTGGACGAATACCTGAGCCTGAAGTGGACCCTCCTGTGTGACGGGGAGTCGGTTGCCTCCGGGACGCCGGAGCTTGACCGGGGGACCGGCCTGCACATCGCCCCCCATGCCGAGGGAACCGTGGGTCTGCCACCCATGAATCCTCCTGAGAAAGGCCGTCTGACCCTGCTGGTGGAGTATGTCCTGGCCAAGGCCGATTCGGTGCTTCCACAGGGGCATCCACTGGGCTTCGATCAGCTTGAGGCTGCGGACATGGGAATGCCTGAACGTCCCAACGGCGTGGCCAGGGTCATCAGTGCCGATCCCGGCAGCGGATCCCGGGGCGCCCATCGTCCGATGGTCAGGCAGACTGATGCCCGCTTCGATGTGGAGGGGGCCGACTGGCGCTACGTCTTCAACCGCCGAACCGGCATGGTGGAATCCATGTGCATCGACAACCGTTCCCTATTGACCGCCCCTATGGAGGTCAACCTCTGGCGGGCGCCCACGGATAATGATGCCACCATCAAGGAGGAATGGCACAAGGCCGAATACGACCGGGCCAGCACCAGGGCCCTATCCTGCCAGCTGCAGACCGATCAGGAACGGGGGTTGACCACCATCAAGGCTGAACTGTCCCTGGTGGCACCTTTCATTCAGCCCATGGGCAGCATCCTCGCCACCTGGACCCTGAGTGACCAGGGTGGGCTGGACCTGAAGATGGAGCTGCATCGGGATCCCGAGTTCCCCTATCTGCCCAGGTTCGGCCTGCGGCTCTTCCTGCCCAAGAGCCTGCAGCGGGTCACCTACTGCGGCTATGGGCCCTACGAGAGCTACCGGGACATGCACCGTGCCAGCCACTATGGCGTTTTCCATGACACCGCTCAGGGTATGGTCGAGCACTACCTGCGTCCCCAGGAGAACGGCTCCCATTATGGCTGCGACTACGTCCTGGTGGAGGATGACCGCTCACTGTTGCAGGCGGCGGGGGATGGTCCGATCAGCTTCAACTGCTCCCCCTACACACAGGAGGAGCTGACCGCCAAGGGGCACGACCATGAGCTGGAGGAATGCGGCTCGACCGTGCTCTGCCTGGACTATGCCACAAGCGGCGTAGGCTCGAACAGCTGCGGACCCGAGCTGGATCCCGCCTATCGTCTGGATGAAACCGATCTGGTCTTCGGACTGCATCTGCGGGTCCGTTCCAAGTGACCCAGGCTGGCGGGGCCTTTCATCCCCGCCAGCGCAGGTACTGCCGGTAGACCTGCTCACAGGGGGCTCCCGTCAGCGTGGTCTCGATGTCCACCGGCCAGACGGGGGGCTCCTCTTCCCCGGTCAGAGCCCAGGCCGCCTGGCGGGCCGCACCAATGGCCACATATTCGTCCGGACGTGGTAGCTGCACATCCATGCCCAGTATTCCCGGGGCATAGGCTCTGACCGCTGAGGACTTGGCGCCGCCGCCGACCAGGAGGATCCTGGAGACTGTGGTGCCCAGCCGCTTCAGCAGCTCCAGACAGTCACGCTGGGAGCAGAGCAGACCCTCCACGAATGCCCTGGCCAGGTTGGTGCGGGTGGTATTGGCCAAGGTCAACCCCTCCAGCCTGGCGTGGGCGTCAGGGCGGTTGGGCGTGCGCTCGCCGTCGAAGTAGGGGATCAGGGTGATGCCCTCGGCACCCGGCGAGGACTTCTCCGCCAGTTCGGCCAGACCGTCATAATCCGTTCCGAGAGCGGCCAGGCCCGCGTCCAGGATGCGTGATGCGTTGATGGTGCAGGCCAGGGGCAGCCAGTGGCCGGTCGCATCGGCGAATCCGGTCACCGAGGCGCTCATGTCATAGGCGGGGACCGGGCTGACCGCTGCAGCGACACCCGAGGTTCCCAGGGAGATGGAGACGTCGCCCACCTGCATGGCCAGGCCCAGAGCCGTCATGGCGTTGTCGCCACCGCCCGGTGCGATGATGCAGCCGCCGGGCACATCCCGGCCGGCGATGCGGGGGTCGGCCTTGGCTCCGACCTGGTGGGGGCCAAGAACCTTAGGCAGAATCACACGCTCGGCCATGCCGACGGGCAGGGCCATGGCCAGCAGGTCACGGCGATAGCAGTCGGCGGCTGGGTCGTAGTAGCCGGTGCCGGAGGCATCCGAGCGATCGGTGAAGAGATCCTCCAGTCCGGGTTCGGTCCCCGGGTCGGCTGCGGGGCCATGACCGGCGATGACCCAACTCAGCCAGTCGTGGGGGAGGCATATGGCTGCGATGGCTCTGGCATTATCCGGTTCCACCCGGCTGACCCAGGCCACCTTGGTGATGGTCAGCGAAGCCACAGGGGAGGATCCCACAGCCCGCACCCAGGCTTGTTTGCCGCGCATGGCCAGGTCCTGTTCCGGGTCCGGGTCCTTGTTTGTCCCGCCATTTTTCGCCTGAGCGCTTTCAGCCTCGCTGGTCTTGGACCTGGCAAGCCGGATGATGAGATCGTCGGCATCCGGAGCCGAACGCGTGTCGTTCCAGAGCAGGGCATCCCTGATCACCTGTCCCTGGTGGTCAAGCAATACCATGCCGTGCTGCTGGCCGCCCACGCTGATGGCAGAGACATCGTTCAGACCTCCCGCCTGGGCTGAAGCCTCCTGAAAGGCCTTCCACCAGGCCATGGGATCGACGCTGGTGCCTGCCGGATGTGGAGCCTTGCCAAAGCGAACCAGTCGACCGGTCCGGGCTTCGGTGACCCTCACCTTGCAGGACTGGGTCGATGTGTCCACTCCCGCCACCAGGATCTCATTCATGTCAGCCTCCTTGCTTTCTGGGCTCCGGTCTTTGGAGTACCCCATCATAGTATCTCAATTATTAAATCGATAAACTAAATGGCCTTGTTCCGGGTGCTCGCAATTGCTGACCCACCGTCGGACTCGAACGTAAGATGTTGAAGAGGCCCAGGATTCAGCGGGCCCATGTTCGTTCATGAAAGGTTGTTGAACCGTGACTGCCCTGCGCTCCATCAATCAGGATGATCTGAGGAACCACAACCTCTCGGTCATCATCGACACCATTCTGCGGTCGCCTACCTCGCTCAGCAGGGCGGATCTGGCCAAGGCCACAGGGCTGACCAAGGCCACCATGTCACTCCTGGCGGGCCTCCTGCTCAGGAATCGGGTGGTGCGCGAGGAGGAGCCCGAGACCTCCCAGAGCAGCCACGGCCGACCCAGCACCCCGCTGTCCATCGCACACGGACGCTGGGCCGGCCTGGGCCTGCAGATCAACACCGATGGTTACGGCTGTCTGGCCGTGGATCTGGATGGGACCCTGATCGATTCGGCCTGGGTCAAGGACGACATGCACGAAGCGGAACCTGATCAGGTCTTCGCCAACCTGGAGAAGCTGGCCAAGCCCATCGAACGCAAGCTCTCCCGTCGCCACTACCGTACAGTGGGTTCGGGCCTGGCCCTGCCCGGTCTGGTCGGCGGCGACACCACCCTGCTTATGGCCCGCAATCTGGGATGGGAACGTCTGGATCTGCAGGACTTCCCCCTGGTTCGCCGTCTGGCTCCCAGAGTGGGCAACGAGGCGCGTCTGGCAGCCCTTGCGCAGATTCCCGGATACGCTGCCCAGCGTCCGGCTGGCGGACATGAGGGGACGCTTTCACCCACGGACTCCTTTATTTACATTTCAACTGACATCGGCATCGGCGGGGCTGTGGTGCGCCGCGGGGCCGTGGAGACCGGGGATCATGGGTTCGCTGGCGAATTGGGGCATGCCTCGGTGGACCTGAACGGGCCCACCTGTCGTTGCGGCCGTCGCGGATGCCTGGAGACCTACGCCGGGCGTCGGGCCCTGGTTGAGGCGGCTGATATCGCCACCGGAGCCGAGGCGGTCACGCCTCAGGCCATGGAGGAACTCTACCGGCGCTGGCAGCAGGGAGACGCCAAGGCGGTCGACGCCATCGACCGCGGACTCGATGCCATGATTTCGGTCATTGCCTCCGCCATCAACATTGTCGACGTGGATACGGTCATCCTGGGGGGATTCTGGTCGCACTTCGGGGGAAATCTGGCCCAGCGCCTGCAGGATCGTCTCAATCAGCTGACCCTGGGCCGGGATGCCGTGGACATCCGTGTGCTCATCCCCACCCAGGCCGACTATCCGGCCCTGGAGGGAGCAGCGCTGGTGGGCCTGCGCCGTTTCATCGACAATCCGCTGGATTTCTTCGAGAACTGATAGGTCGAGGACCGGGACGTCCAAGGGTTCAATGACCAGCCTGAGACTGGTCGGAATCGGCAGGCATCCGCCTGCCGTTGACCCTGAAGAGGGCGTGGGCGTCTCCGCCCTGCAGGCGTTTCAGATAGGTTCGGGCTCGGGCCATGCGTTCCACAGTGGTCTGGGCCAGCGGGGCTGGGAGTTGATCGGGTTCGAACCAACCGACCGACAGGCTCTCCTCGTCACCCACAAAGGGGTCGGCATTGCCGTTGGGGTCGGGTTGGCAGATGAACAGATGATCCATGTACATGGTCCGGTCACCGTTGGCATAGGTGACCACCTCCCGGGAGGATGTGACCGCCGCCAGGTCGGTGACGATCACATCCACCCCGGTCTCCTCCTTGACCTCACGGACCACGGTGTCCGCCGGGTCCTCGCCGGGTTCGTTGATCCCGTAGACCAGGGCCCACTGGCCTGTGTCGGAGCGCCGGCCCAGCAGGACACGGCCCTGGTCGTCGCTGACGAAGGCCGTTACGCCGTTCAGCCAGAGCAGGTCATGGCCTATGGACCGGCGGAGTCTGAGTACGAAGTCAGGGGTTGGCATATCAGTCCCGGTCCGGGTCGGCCAGCGCAGCCCGCTGGGCCATCCAGGCCTCCACCTCTTCCACGGTCTTGGGGATGCCTGCAGACAGCCACTGGGGTCCCTGCTCGGTCATGAGCACGTCGTCCTCCACGCGCACGCCGATGCCGCGGAACTCCGGGGGCACCAGCAGGTCGTTCTCCTTGAAGTAGAGTCCGGGCTCGATGGTGAAAATCATCCCTGGGGTGATCGGCGCGCCCTGATAGGACTCGTACCTGGCCTCCGCGCAGTCATGTACGTCCAGACCCAGGTGGTGGGCGCAGCCGCAGGCGTGCCAGCGCCGATGCTGCTGGCCCTGGGGGGAGAGGGACTCCTCCACGCTGACCTTGAGGATGCCCCACTCGTGCAAAGTTTCAGCCAACACACGCATGACGGCATGATGGATGTCCGAGTAGGTGGCGCCGGGCTTGGCGGCTTCGAAGCCGGCCTGCTGGGCCTTGAGCACAGTCTGGTAGATCCGCTTCTGCAATGGGCTGAAGGTGCCGCCTACAGGGAAGGTGCGGGTGATGTCGGCCGTGTAGAGGCTGTTGACCTCCACGCCTGCATCAATCAGGAGCAGGTCGCCTTTCCGGACCGTCCCGTCGTTGCGCATCCAGTGCAGAATGGGAGCGTGCTTGCCCGAGGCGATGATGGAACCGTAGCCCACATCGTTGCCTTTTTCCCGGGCGTTGGCATTGAAAACGCCTTCCAGCATCCGCTCGGAACGGGGCTTGCCCACCACCCGGGGCAGGTGGGTCAGAACCCGATCGAACCCGTCCTTGGTGGCGGCGATGGCCTTGCGCATCTCGCCCACCTCGTAGTCGTCCTTGATCATGCGGGCCTCGGAGGTGAACTCCTCAAGCTTGTCGTCGGCCTCCTCATTACGGTCAGGGCCGCCGATGCCATTGGCCTTGCGGGCGGCCTCCACCTGGTTCAGGACCTCCTGGTCGGCGGTGCGGATTACCCGCATCCTGACCGCTCCCTGGTCCGGTCCCAGATCCTTGGCGATGGCATCGGGGAAGGATGCGATGTCCTTGGTGGGGATGCCGGTCATGATGGCCAGCTCCCGCAACCCGGCCCGGGGACCTACCCAGTACTCCCCATACTGGGAGGACCGGTAGTAGTCACGGGTGGACTGATCGGCCCGTGGATGGACGAAGAGCTCAGGGGTATGGGTCAGGCCCTGGGCGGCCTCCGGACTGTCGGGATCCACCGGGTCCAGGACCAGGATGGCCCCGGGTTCGTAGTCCTCGCCCAGGCCGGTGTAGTAGGCGAAGGTGGTATCTGGGCGGAAGGCGTAATCATTGTCGTTGTTTCGGGTCTTGTAGGAACCGGCGGGGATGACCAGGCGTTCGCCGGGGAAACGCCGGCCCAGTTCACGCAGACGGCGCTCGGTGTATTTGCTGGACTCCAGCGGCTCGATCTGGGGCTCCTGGGCCTGCCAGCCGGTGGTCATGAACTTTTGGAAAGCGGCGGAGTTGGGGCGCAGGGTGCGGTTGTTCACCCGGTCTTGCATGTTCTGCTCATCCAGGTCCACATTCTTGGGATCGGTGTCTCCTTGTAGATGCTCCTGAGCGGATACGGTCACGTCCAGCCTCCTTGAAATTCCGGTTCTGACTATGTTGGTTCCATGGTAGTGCGTTCGGCCGATGTGACAGTCGGCTGTTTCGGCCCTCAATCGGGG
The window above is part of the Bifidobacterium asteroides DSM 20089 genome. Proteins encoded here:
- a CDS encoding NUDIX hydrolase — translated: MPTPDFVLRLRRSIGHDLLWLNGVTAFVSDDQGRVLLGRRSDTGQWALVYGINEPGEDPADTVVREVKEETGVDVIVTDLAAVTSSREVVTYANGDRTMYMDHLFICQPDPNGNADPFVGDEESLSVGWFEPDQLPAPLAQTTVERMARARTYLKRLQGGDAHALFRVNGRRMPADSDQSQAGH
- a CDS encoding ROK family protein, with the protein product MTALRSINQDDLRNHNLSVIIDTILRSPTSLSRADLAKATGLTKATMSLLAGLLLRNRVVREEEPETSQSSHGRPSTPLSIAHGRWAGLGLQINTDGYGCLAVDLDGTLIDSAWVKDDMHEAEPDQVFANLEKLAKPIERKLSRRHYRTVGSGLALPGLVGGDTTLLMARNLGWERLDLQDFPLVRRLAPRVGNEARLAALAQIPGYAAQRPAGGHEGTLSPTDSFIYISTDIGIGGAVVRRGAVETGDHGFAGELGHASVDLNGPTCRCGRRGCLETYAGRRALVEAADIATGAEAVTPQAMEELYRRWQQGDAKAVDAIDRGLDAMISVIASAINIVDVDTVILGGFWSHFGGNLAQRLQDRLNQLTLGRDAVDIRVLIPTQADYPALEGAALVGLRRFIDNPLDFFEN
- a CDS encoding aminopeptidase P family protein, encoding MTVSAQEHLQGDTDPKNVDLDEQNMQDRVNNRTLRPNSAAFQKFMTTGWQAQEPQIEPLESSKYTERRLRELGRRFPGERLVIPAGSYKTRNNDNDYAFRPDTTFAYYTGLGEDYEPGAILVLDPVDPDSPEAAQGLTHTPELFVHPRADQSTRDYYRSSQYGEYWVGPRAGLRELAIMTGIPTKDIASFPDAIAKDLGPDQGAVRMRVIRTADQEVLNQVEAARKANGIGGPDRNEEADDKLEEFTSEARMIKDDYEVGEMRKAIAATKDGFDRVLTHLPRVVGKPRSERMLEGVFNANAREKGNDVGYGSIIASGKHAPILHWMRNDGTVRKGDLLLIDAGVEVNSLYTADITRTFPVGGTFSPLQKRIYQTVLKAQQAGFEAAKPGATYSDIHHAVMRVLAETLHEWGILKVSVEESLSPQGQQHRRWHACGCAHHLGLDVHDCAEARYESYQGAPITPGMIFTIEPGLYFKENDLLVPPEFRGIGVRVEDDVLMTEQGPQWLSAGIPKTVEEVEAWMAQRAALADPDRD
- a CDS encoding xylulokinase, which produces MNEILVAGVDTSTQSCKVRVTEARTGRLVRFGKAPHPAGTSVDPMAWWKAFQEASAQAGGLNDVSAISVGGQQHGMVLLDHQGQVIRDALLWNDTRSAPDADDLIIRLARSKTSEAESAQAKNGGTNKDPDPEQDLAMRGKQAWVRAVGSSPVASLTITKVAWVSRVEPDNARAIAAICLPHDWLSWVIAGHGPAADPGTEPGLEDLFTDRSDASGTGYYDPAADCYRRDLLAMALPVGMAERVILPKVLGPHQVGAKADPRIAGRDVPGGCIIAPGGGDNAMTALGLAMQVGDVSISLGTSGVAAAVSPVPAYDMSASVTGFADATGHWLPLACTINASRILDAGLAALGTDYDGLAELAEKSSPGAEGITLIPYFDGERTPNRPDAHARLEGLTLANTTRTNLARAFVEGLLCSQRDCLELLKRLGTTVSRILLVGGGAKSSAVRAYAPGILGMDVQLPRPDEYVAIGAARQAAWALTGEEEPPVWPVDIETTLTGAPCEQVYRQYLRWRG